GAGGAGATTCTTTTTGATCCCCAAACCTCCGGAGGGCTTTTGATCTCCGTCTCTTCCAGAGATGCCGATGCCTTACAGGAGGAGTTGAAAAGGAAAGGGATCGATCCGGTCTCCCGGGTTGGAGAAGTCGTCCCCGCATCCTCCCCGAAGGTATTGATCCTGTAATTCAAAGGAGGTATGGGATGAAGGAGATCGATTGCCGCGGGTTGGCATGCCCTCAACCCGTTCTCACCACCAAAAAGGCCTTGGAGGAGATCGAAGAGGGCCCTTTGAGGGTCGTCGTCGATGATCTTGCCGCTCGGGACAACGTGGAACGGTTTGCCAAAAGCCAAGGGGCGAGCGTAAGCATAGAACAGAAGGGGAATGATTTTTATATCACCATAGATAAAAAGGGGGGTGGAAGCCCTTCCTCTCCTTCGAAGGCTGAAAAAGTGGTCATCTATATGAATTCCAATCTCCTCGGAGTGGGCGATGAAACCTTGGGCTCGACCCTCATCCGGTCTTTTTTCCACGTCCTGGCTGAGATGGATCCCGTCCCTTCGGCGATCATCTTCATCAATTCAGGGGTTCGCTTGACGACCGAGGGATCGGAGGTTTTAGAGGACCTTAAGAATCTTTCTCAAAAAGGGGTCAGCCTCCTCTCCTGCGGGACCTGCCTCGATTATTACGGCCTGAAGGAGAAGCTCAAGGTGGGGGTCGTGTCCAATATGTACGACATCGCAAGGACTTTATTTGAGGCAGACCGGCTGATCAGGCCCTGAGCCGCGCAGAGAAAAATCGGGACCAAGGTTGTGAAGGCGATCTATTTCGATAACGCGGCCACTTCCTGGCCCAAACCTCCTGAAGTTAGGGAGGCGATGATCCGATTCATGGATAAGATCGGAGCCAACCCGGGCCGTTCCGGCCACCGGCTTTCGATCGAGGCCGCAAGAATCCTTTACGAAGCCCGAGAGGCCCTCTCGAAGCTCTTCAATATCGGAGACCCTTCCCGGATCATATTTACCCTCAATGCGACCGAATCCATCAACCTCGCCCTGAAGGGTCTTCTCCTACCGGGAGACCATGTCCTCACCAGCAGCATGGAACACAATTCTGTGATGAGACCTCTCAGAGCGTTAGAGAAGAGAGGGGTCTTATTGAGCGTCGTCCCCTGTTCTCCCCAAGGCGAATTAGATCCCCAAGAGGTCGAAAGGAGGATTCGACCCCGGACGAAGATGATCGTCCTCAACCATGCCTCCAATGTCACGGGAACCCTGCTTCCGGTCCGAGAGATCGGAAAGATCGCAAGAGCTCATGGGATCCTATTTATGGTCGATGCCGCTCAAACCGCCGGGGCCTATCCCATCGATCTGGACGACAACGGGATTGACCTCCTCGCCTTTACCGGCCATAAAAGCCTCTACGGCCCGCAAGGGACAGGAGGGCTGGTCATCGGAGAAAACGTCACGATCGAGGAACTGAGGCCCTTGAAGCAGGGAGGGACGGGAAGTCGGTCAGAATTTGAAGAACAACCTGACTTTTTGCCCGATCGGTATGAAAGCGGAACGCCCAACACGGTAGGCATTGCGGGTCTTCTTGCCGGGGTCCGGTTCGTGTTGAGCAAGGGGGTGGAATCCATCCGGGGACATGAACATCGTCTGATGGCGATCTTGATGGAAGGGCTTCGCGACATCCC
This portion of the Thermodesulfobacteriota bacterium genome encodes:
- the yedF gene encoding sulfurtransferase-like selenium metabolism protein YedF, whose product is MKEIDCRGLACPQPVLTTKKALEEIEEGPLRVVVDDLAARDNVERFAKSQGASVSIEQKGNDFYITIDKKGGGSPSSPSKAEKVVIYMNSNLLGVGDETLGSTLIRSFFHVLAEMDPVPSAIIFINSGVRLTTEGSEVLEDLKNLSQKGVSLLSCGTCLDYYGLKEKLKVGVVSNMYDIARTLFEADRLIRP
- a CDS encoding aminotransferase class V-fold PLP-dependent enzyme, with amino-acid sequence MKAIYFDNAATSWPKPPEVREAMIRFMDKIGANPGRSGHRLSIEAARILYEAREALSKLFNIGDPSRIIFTLNATESINLALKGLLLPGDHVLTSSMEHNSVMRPLRALEKRGVLLSVVPCSPQGELDPQEVERRIRPRTKMIVLNHASNVTGTLLPVREIGKIARAHGILFMVDAAQTAGAYPIDLDDNGIDLLAFTGHKSLYGPQGTGGLVIGENVTIEELRPLKQGGTGSRSEFEEQPDFLPDRYESGTPNTVGIAGLLAGVRFVLSKGVESIRGHEHRLMAILMEGLRDIPGLSLYGPQNPAGKMATLSFNLGDLSPSEVASRLEEDGAILCRPGLHCSPSAHKTIGTFPEGTVRFSLGYFNTTEEIRIAVEAIDRLARKRSP